The nucleotide window TATTATTTTATGGACATGGAGAGCTTTGAGCTTGAGCCGATTGACGGCAGCATCCTCGGTGACAATTTTAAATTTGTCAAGGAGAATATGCCGTGTACGATTTATGCCTACAAAGGCAAGGTTTTCAATGTCGAACCGCCAAACTTTGTCGAGCTCGTAATCACGCAGACCGACCCGGGATTTAAAGGTGACACGGCAACGAACGTGACAAAACCGGCAACGGTTGAGACGGGCGCGGAGGTCAAGGTGCCGCTCTTTATCAGCGAAGGCGAAAAGATCCGCATCGACACGAGAACAGGTGAATATTTGGAGCGCGCCAAGGGCTGAGATCGCAAAGCGATTTAAGTATACGAAGGTGTTTAACAGCTGAAGGAGGCACATAATGACAGTTTCTGAAAAAGTGGCATATTTAAAAGGTCTTGCGGAAGGGCTCGGGCTCGACACGGATAAAAAGGAAGACAAACTCATTTCGGTTATCATAGATACGCTTGAGGACATTGCGCTGGAGCTTGAAGATCTCAGTGAAAACGCGCTTGACATCGGCGATGAGCTTGACGCCCTGTCGGACGATCTGGCCGATGTTGAAGAGATCGTTTTCGGCGATGACGATGACGACGATTATGAAGACGACGACGAAGACGGCTGTGACTGCTGCTGTGATGATGAGGATGACTGCTGCTGCGGTGATGAAATCGCCTATGAAGTGACATGCCCGTCCTGTGGTGAGGACATCGTTATCGATGAGACAGACCTTGAACACGGCTCGGTCGACTGCCCGAAATGCGGCGACAAGCTGGAGTTCGAGTTCGATGACGAGGAAGAAGAAAAGGGCGAGTAAGCAGTCCGGCGACGATGACCCAATCGCGCC belongs to Oscillospiraceae bacterium CM and includes:
- the efp gene encoding elongation factor P — translated: MISASEFRNGVTFEMDGKVMQVVEFQHVKPGKGAAFVRTKMKNVITGAVVETSFNPTDKFENAFVERRDMEYSYNDGNLYYFMDMESFELEPIDGSILGDNFKFVKENMPCTIYAYKGKVFNVEPPNFVELVITQTDPGFKGDTATNVTKPATVETGAEVKVPLFISEGEKIRIDTRTGEYLERAKG